Proteins from one Streptomyces sp. NBC_00390 genomic window:
- a CDS encoding cobalt-precorrin-5B (C(1))-methyltransferase, whose translation MSPETGGGRDAQLKHTGLRHGWTTGACATAATTAAYTALLTGEFPDPVTVTLPKGQTPAFALACESLSESLSGGEAMAGIVKDAGDDPDVTHGALVRATVRLLPPGSGVVFRAGPGVGTVTRPGLPLDVGEPAINPVPRQMMRDHVALVAGRHGGSGDVEITVSVDHGEEIARSTWNPRLGILGGLSILGTTGIVVPYSCSAWIDSIRRGVDVARAAGRTHVAGCTGSTSERTVMSVYGLPEDALLDMGDFAGAVLKYVRRHPVDRLTICGGFAKLSKLAAGHLDLHSARSQVDKAFLADLARAGGADEALAAEVSTANTGLAALQLCRAAGVPLGDLVAAEARDQALGVLRGAPVTVDVICIDRAGTVVGRSSPRPGGALE comes from the coding sequence ATGAGTCCGGAAACGGGCGGCGGTCGCGACGCCCAACTCAAGCACACGGGGTTGCGGCACGGATGGACGACCGGGGCGTGCGCGACCGCTGCGACCACCGCCGCGTACACCGCGCTGCTCACCGGGGAGTTCCCCGACCCGGTAACCGTCACGCTGCCGAAGGGGCAGACGCCGGCCTTCGCCCTGGCATGCGAGTCCTTGTCCGAGTCCCTGTCCGGCGGCGAGGCCATGGCGGGCATCGTCAAGGATGCGGGCGACGACCCGGACGTCACGCACGGTGCCCTGGTCCGGGCCACGGTCCGGCTGCTCCCGCCGGGCTCGGGCGTCGTCTTCCGGGCCGGACCGGGTGTGGGCACGGTCACCCGGCCCGGGCTGCCGCTGGACGTCGGTGAGCCCGCCATCAATCCCGTTCCGCGCCAGATGATGCGCGATCATGTCGCCCTGGTCGCGGGGCGGCACGGGGGCAGCGGCGACGTCGAGATCACCGTCTCCGTCGACCACGGCGAGGAGATCGCCCGCTCCACATGGAACCCCCGGCTGGGCATCCTGGGCGGGCTCTCCATCCTCGGTACGACGGGGATCGTCGTCCCCTACTCCTGCTCGGCGTGGATCGACTCGATCCGGCGGGGCGTGGACGTGGCCCGCGCGGCCGGGCGCACGCATGTCGCGGGGTGTACGGGGTCGACCTCGGAGCGGACCGTCATGTCCGTGTACGGCCTGCCGGAGGACGCGCTGCTGGACATGGGCGACTTCGCGGGAGCGGTCCTGAAGTACGTGCGGCGCCATCCTGTCGACCGGCTCACGATCTGCGGCGGTTTCGCCAAGCTGTCCAAGCTGGCGGCCGGGCACCTGGACCTGCACTCGGCGCGCTCCCAGGTCGACAAGGCGTTCCTCGCGGATCTGGCGAGGGCGGGCGGCGCGGACGAGGCGCTCGCGGCGGAGGTGTCGACCGCCAATACGGGCCTCGCCGCACTCCAGTTGTGCCGCGCGGCGGGCGTCCCCCTGGGCGACCTGGTGGCGGCCGAGGCCCGCGACCAGGCGCTGGGGGTGCTGCGGGGCGCGCCGGTGACGGTGGACGTGATCTGCATCGACCGGGCCGGCACGGTGGTGGGCCGCTCGTCCCCTCGGCCGGGCGGCGCACTGGAGTGA